In Arachis hypogaea cultivar Tifrunner chromosome 2, arahy.Tifrunner.gnm2.J5K5, whole genome shotgun sequence, a genomic segment contains:
- the LOC140177416 gene encoding uncharacterized protein — protein sequence MINFKKWSRVELGAPIFVWLGAENFLEQEINSAGFFKDHAPHFNDLLLYVEHRYYEKSFTFGSYKESLRNPSTMEYLNSAGSYGGVIVARFCRKYPHIAHGALASSAPILCFDGIVPQHGYYYVVT from the exons ATGATAAATTTCAAGAAATGGAGTCGTGTAGAATTAGGTGCACCAATCTTTGTATGGCTTGGTGCTGAGAATTTCTTAGAACAAGAAATCAATAGTGCTGGATTTTTCAAAGATCATGCTCCTCATttcaatgatcttcttctatatgTTGAGCATAGGTATTATGAAAAATCATTTACATTTGGATCATATAAAGAATCTTTGAGAAATCCAAGTACCATGGAGTATTTGAACTCAGC AGGCTCTTATGGTGGAGTGATTGTAGCAAGATTTTGTCGAAAGTATCCTCATATTGCTCATGGTGCTTTAGCTTCATCAGCTCCAATTCTTTGTTTTGATGGAATAGTCCCACAACATGGATATTACTATGTTGTAACTTGA